CTCCGATTTCAATTACTGGCAATATATTGTTATCAAATACCAGATTCAAATCTAAAATAAATCAATTGGATTGAAGACGGGGTACCATTTCAAAAACAGAGTAAGATGAGCGTTAGAGAATTGTCACAAAGGATGGATTTTGGTTTGCATTCAATTTCAGAGCGATTTGGCTTGCTATTTATGCAATGGGCAATTGGCCTGATTTACATTTGGTTTGGCATGTTGAAATTTTTTCCTGGTTTGAGTCCAGCCGAAATTCTGGCTGCCAACACCTTAGATACGCTGGCAATGGGGTTGGTGTCTAAGGATCTATTGCTTCGGGGATTGGCCATTTTCGAGGTGCTTTTAGGCGTGCTTTTAATCACCCGTATCAAGTCCAAATTGATCATTGCAGCCTTGTTGATGCATATGTTTGGCACCTTCATGCCTATCCTTATTTTCCCTAATGAAGTCTTCAGTGCCCCTCCCTTTGGATTTACCATAGTAGGGCAGTACATCATGAAGAATTTTGTGATTATTGGAGCTGCGCTAGTTTTATATCCAAAAAGGTAAGCTTACATCTTAAAAATTGCATTATAACAAGGTGTAAATCTGATTTTTTGCATTTTTAATTGTATGTCATTACATTTAATAGGAGAAGTGCTTAAAAAAATAATTCAATGTATTTGCTGATATTTTTGATATAACAATTGGCCTATCTTTGAAATATACAAAAACCACCTGTTTAGGCATTTTACCCATTTTTCGATTCTAGCAGCAGGATGGATCGAAAATTGAATAAACGAGAAAAATTATAATAGACTTATGATGAAGGGATTATTGAATTCAGGCGGTGAACCAAAGGGGTGGAGACAGATTGTTTCTACGCTCTCTGATGAGTTTATCAGTCATGTTTTGACCGAAAGACCAGTGGATCACGAAATGGAGCCTTTTGTAAAGAGTGAATTGCAGATGTATCTGGGCTTACTCATGGGATCCAAATTAAATGAAGGGTTTTCAGAAAGAATCGCGCTAGATGTAATCAAGTATTACATGCTTCGGGTTCATGAAAATGCGAAACTTTTAGGTTTTTCTTACCACGAGATCATGAAGATGACCTCTCAACGTCACGATTTCTTTATTGATGGTTTGTTCGATTCTGATAATTCAGATGACTTTTTGAGAACAACTGCAATGCAATGGTTTCAGTTTCCACTTTTAGAAGTAGATGGAGGAATTAGACCGAATGAGTATGATTTCTCAGTCTATTTTTCTGACAATTACGTGGTGTCAGACATATTGTTCAAGCTGGCTCCAACCTACGTCAATGCTATCATAGCTGAATTGAAATTGGAAGTGCCAACCTTTATGATGAACTAATAAATCTTGATATAGTACTATTTTGTAAACAGCGCTTATTGATTAATAATCAATAAGCGCTGTTTTTTTGTGCCTTCTGGCTGGTAGTTGTGAGTTGAGTCTGAACGGATTTTCCTTCTGAATCCCTAAGGCTTTTTTATCACCATATCTTGAAAATGACCTCTTTACATCATGACCTGTGTATTCATGGATCTTCTGATTCATAGAATCAGGTGACTTTTCGAGAAAACAGCCCTGTACTGATTTCAGTTTCCTCTTTTAGAAGTAGATGGAGGAATTAGATCGAATGAGTAGGGATTTTTTTAACAATTGCGTGATGTCAATCATTTTGTTCAAGTTGGTTCCAATTTACGTGAATACTAATATTCTGAGAGAAACTAGAGGTGGCAACCTTGAGATGAACTAATGAATTTTTTAAATAATATTGATGATTAGTACGCTTATCAATTATGAATCGATAAGCATTGTTTCTTTTTGTGCCTCCTGGCTGGTAGACGTATGCTGTGTCAGCACAAATTTCCCTACAGAATCTCTCAAGCTTTTCGCAATTTCACTTAGCCTGTGTGACTTCTGATTGTAATTGGTCATTCCTGATACTAGTTCGTTTGCAGAAGCGGCTACTTCTTCTGTTCCAGCTGCAGTTTGTTCTGCAATGACTACCACATTTTCGATGGTTGTTACCACCTGATTGATGTTTTGTGTTTGCTCCTGAGTGGCATTCATGATCTCCTCAGAATAGCTCAATGTTTCATTAGATGCCTCACTGATTTCTTCGAATACCTTCGAAACTTCACCCGAGGCTGAAACCCCTCTGGATACACTCTGGCTCATTGTTTCCATAAGGGAAGCAGCCATAGAGGTGTCCGTTTGTACATCGTTGATTAGCTTTTCGATTTCTTTGGTGGAGGCTTTGGAGCTTTCTGCCAATTTTCTAATTTCATCAGCTACCACCGCAAATCCTCTACCTGCATCACCGGCCTGAGCTGCTTCTATGGCAGCATTAAGAGCAAGGAGGTTAGTTTGTCCTGCAATATTTGAAATCACACCCAATACCCTGTGAATCTCCAGAGATCTTTCTTTTAGGATATTCATGGAGTGATTTGTCTTGCTGGTATATTCAGATATTTCGCTCATGCTAGAAGAAACATTATTCACCATGGTGAGACCTTTTTCACTACGTTTGCTTCCTTCTAGTGCCACTTGATTAATTCTTTGAGACTTGGCTGCCATGTCCTCTGCCGCCTGACGGATTTTTTCGACAATAGTTGAGGACTCATCCACCTTCGATACCTGGGTTTGGGCACCATTGCTCATTTGAGAGATAGCAGACGCGATCTCTTCAGTATTTCGTGTCATTTCCTCACTCGTACTCAACATCTCCGAAGAAGAAGCATCAATAGTGTTCGCACTTTCGGTGATTTGATGGAGCAGTTCGTTGATGTTGGAGAGGGCCCTATTGAAGTTTTGAGTGAGCAGAAGAATTTCTCCTTTCGCATCTTCATCTAATCTTTTGGCCAAATCCCCTTCTGCCATGTCTTTCACTATTTCATTGATAGAATGAATAGGAGCGACCACAGCATCAAAAAGTTTGTTGATGGATTCACTGAGGGCTTTCCATTGGCCTTCCTTATTTTGGGTATTGATCCGAGCGCTGAAATTGCCTGACTCGACTGCCTCTTGAATCACGAAATTCGTATCATTGATAGAGCTACTAAGGTTGTCGTTCTGAGCCCTTAGCCCATCATTTCGGCTCTTTACTTCAGCTACAGCTTCATCGAGCTTGGCTTGCAGCTCTGCTTTTTGTCTTTGATTTTCTAATCTCTTGTAGCGTGAATAGAAATAGATGCCTGCTACGACAGCCACAATCATAAGAGATCTAAACCACCAGGTGGCCCAAAAAGGTGGAGCAATGTAAATGAGAATGGTGGTAGGGGTTTCATTCCAGACGCCATCGTTGTTGGCAGCCTTTACCTTAAAAGTATAGTCTCCAGGTGCCAGTGTGGTATAAGTGGCAGAGGTTTGATTCCCTACATAATTCCAATCCTCATCCATTTCTTCCATCATGTAGGCATAGCTGTTTTTTTCTGGTCGAGTATAGTTGAGCACGACGAAATCAATGGTGAAGATCTCGTCCTTGTAAGTCATTTGTATTTCCTTGGCTTCTGAGATATGCTTTTTTAGAATGGCATTATCGTCATTAGAGGGCTTTATGGATTTATTAAAAATGCTAAAGTCTGTAAAAACCACGCTAGGTGGGATAGGGTTATTTTGGATCTCAGAGGCATAGAAGCGGTTGAATCCATCGCTAC
This is a stretch of genomic DNA from Reichenbachiella ulvae. It encodes these proteins:
- a CDS encoding doxx family protein, which codes for MSVRELSQRMDFGLHSISERFGLLFMQWAIGLIYIWFGMLKFFPGLSPAEILAANTLDTLAMGLVSKDLLLRGLAIFEVLLGVLLITRIKSKLIIAALLMHMFGTFMPILIFPNEVFSAPPFGFTIVGQYIMKNFVIIGAALVLYPKR